A window from Aerococcus sp. Group 1 encodes these proteins:
- the thiT gene encoding energy-coupled thiamine transporter ThiT produces the protein MGQSKQVRILLEIAMVAVLAYLLGLLPTTNGVGIGVNLGVIPIYLISLRRGIKSGFAAGFLFGLLQLITGQATILTPFQVFLEYFFAFMLAGLTGLFANRVKSAGLKGDKKGLWIGIFSATFIGMVAQYFIHWFAGYAFWSSYAPEGMNAWWYTTIVNVPTGVFTWLVGALVVALLFNNAPRLLNPED, from the coding sequence ATGGGACAAAGTAAACAAGTAAGGATTTTATTGGAAATTGCTATGGTAGCAGTATTAGCTTATTTATTAGGACTTTTGCCGACAACCAATGGAGTAGGTATTGGGGTAAACTTAGGCGTTATTCCCATTTACTTGATCTCTTTAAGACGGGGGATAAAGAGCGGTTTTGCTGCCGGCTTTCTGTTTGGGCTTTTGCAATTAATCACCGGTCAAGCTACGATTCTAACTCCCTTCCAAGTCTTCCTTGAATACTTCTTCGCCTTTATGTTAGCAGGTTTAACTGGACTCTTCGCTAATCGGGTGAAGAGTGCAGGCTTAAAAGGGGATAAAAAAGGCCTTTGGATCGGTATCTTTTCAGCAACCTTTATTGGGATGGTCGCCCAATACTTTATTCATTGGTTCGCTGGCTATGCCTTTTGGTCTTCTTATGCGCCAGAAGGCATGAATGCTTGGTGGTATACGACCATTGTTAATGTACCTACTGGTGTCTTTACCTGGCTAGTAGGGGCATTAGTGGTAGCCTTATTATTTAATAATGCCCCCAGGCTCTTAAATCCAGAAGATTAA
- the pyrR gene encoding bifunctional pyr operon transcriptional regulator/uracil phosphoribosyltransferase PyrR, translating to MATEVELLNEAEMKRALTRMSYEILERNHGTANLAIVGIKTRGAIIANRIKDRINQLEEADVFYGELDVRAYRDDLDQEKDKLIKDLSQLDFDVNGKHIFICDDVLMTGRTIRATMDALMDHGRPSKISLVTLIDRGHRELPIRADIVGKNIPTSRQEKIRVKMRELDSKDAVYIIK from the coding sequence TTGGCAACAGAAGTCGAGCTTCTCAACGAAGCAGAAATGAAGCGCGCCTTAACGCGAATGAGTTATGAGATTTTGGAACGCAACCATGGTACCGCTAATTTAGCCATCGTGGGGATTAAAACCCGGGGAGCTATTATTGCTAACCGGATTAAGGACCGTATCAATCAGTTAGAAGAGGCTGATGTCTTTTATGGGGAATTAGATGTCCGCGCTTATCGTGATGACCTCGACCAGGAAAAGGATAAGCTGATCAAAGACTTATCCCAGCTGGACTTTGATGTGAATGGTAAACATATCTTTATCTGTGATGATGTGCTCATGACCGGTCGGACCATTCGGGCGACCATGGATGCCTTGATGGATCATGGGCGTCCAAGCAAGATCTCTTTAGTGACACTCATTGACCGGGGCCACCGGGAATTACCGATTCGAGCGGATATTGTTGGTAAAAACATTCCCACTTCCCGGCAAGAGAAAATTCGGGTGAAGATGCGGGAACTCGACAGTAAGGATGCAGTATATATAATTAAATAG
- a CDS encoding alpha/beta hydrolase, protein MFNADYYYLKMKTHYLSLPYSGKKRRVRVLLPKNYQQESASYPVVYMHDGQNVFYSKESFLGYSWKVIPTLKRNPDLPKMIVVGIDNDSQTRADEYNAWSFENPSDPKAGPLGGLGNDFSDFIMKVVKPFIDQNYRTKTDKKHTAMIGSSFGANITAYMGIKYADQIGRLGIFSLAQWIAQEPFDRYLKSQSLDPEQKIYLQVGSKEGDDTDRLFLPGNMAQAYIDASLHYQALLIAGGIPVENINFNIYVDEEHNEFYWAKHLPDCLRFLSSGW, encoded by the coding sequence ATGTTCAATGCCGATTATTATTATCTAAAAATGAAAACCCACTACTTAAGCTTGCCCTATTCCGGCAAGAAGCGGCGGGTGCGCGTCCTACTCCCTAAAAATTACCAGCAGGAATCCGCATCCTACCCAGTCGTTTACATGCATGACGGACAAAATGTTTTTTACAGTAAGGAGTCCTTCCTAGGTTATTCTTGGAAGGTCATCCCCACCCTCAAGCGTAACCCCGATTTACCCAAGATGATTGTGGTCGGCATCGACAATGACTCTCAGACTCGGGCGGATGAGTATAATGCTTGGAGCTTCGAAAACCCTAGTGACCCTAAGGCAGGGCCCTTGGGCGGCTTAGGTAATGATTTTAGTGACTTCATTATGAAGGTGGTTAAACCCTTTATCGACCAAAACTATCGGACTAAAACCGATAAAAAACATACAGCCATGATCGGGTCTTCTTTTGGGGCCAATATTACCGCCTATATGGGAATTAAGTATGCCGATCAGATTGGCCGCTTGGGGATTTTTTCCCTAGCCCAATGGATAGCCCAAGAACCCTTTGACCGCTATCTCAAGTCGCAAAGCTTAGACCCCGAGCAAAAAATCTACCTCCAAGTCGGCAGCAAAGAAGGGGACGATACTGACCGTCTCTTTCTCCCAGGCAATATGGCCCAAGCCTATATCGATGCTTCCCTCCACTACCAGGCCTTACTTATAGCAGGAGGTATCCCGGTAGAAAATATTAACTTCAACATCTATGTGGATGAGGAACATAATGAATTTTACTGGGCCAAACACCTCCCCGACTGCCTCCGCTTTCTCAGTAGCGGCTGGTGA
- a CDS encoding iron-sulfur cluster biosynthesis family protein: protein MKLFFTQKAIQQLQNLDRFHNICLTTSDETGHTSHRAYRSLVLQTNAPSFESFDEVLETHIGQIHVTTQALSMLGNDNRIDFDEFRQVFVLLTDDQMVDDNLYCIDH from the coding sequence ATGAAGTTATTTTTCACCCAGAAAGCCATACAACAGTTACAAAACTTAGATCGTTTCCATAATATCTGCCTAACCACTTCCGATGAAACAGGTCATACCAGCCACAGAGCCTATCGTAGTCTAGTCTTACAAACCAATGCACCAAGTTTTGAAAGTTTTGATGAGGTCCTTGAAACGCATATCGGTCAAATCCATGTCACAACACAAGCCCTCAGCATGTTAGGCAATGATAACCGGATCGATTTTGATGAATTTCGGCAAGTTTTTGTCCTCTTAACCGACGATCAAATGGTCGATGATAATCTCTATTGTATCGATCATTAA
- a CDS encoding hydroxymethylglutaryl-CoA reductase, degradative, whose protein sequence is MTQVNLQGFYRLPLEERLARLNELHYISDAEKDYLKNNQGLPLDLADNMVENLIGTYSLPLGLAMNFVINQKDYLIPMAIEEPSVIAAASYAAKMAKAGGGFHSEVLNRQMTGQMVFLGLDQASQAETWTSYIKDHQGDLIQVANQAHPSLSQRGGGVRQLETAYYPSESEPFFVVYMTVDTQEAMGANMMNTMLEALASHIEALSQKDESLPRLEKLMAILSNLATQCLAKATCQIPIDALAKPGQDPQVVAKRISQASQLAQVDPYRATTHNKGIMNGVDALVLASGNDWRAVEAACHAYASQSGQYRGLAKWDYLEDQGLLAGEITLPLALGSVGGSIKIHPAAKLVHHLLTQPSASDLMKIVAALGLAQNLAALRALVIEGIQAGHMSLQARSLAIAVGAQGDEVDQVSQALQKAKHMDRQNAKAILDDLRQ, encoded by the coding sequence ATGACTCAAGTGAATTTACAGGGCTTCTACCGCCTCCCCTTAGAGGAACGTCTGGCCCGCTTAAATGAGCTCCACTATATTAGTGATGCAGAAAAGGATTATCTCAAAAATAACCAGGGTTTGCCCTTAGACCTGGCTGATAACATGGTTGAAAATCTCATTGGAACCTACTCCCTCCCCTTGGGACTGGCAATGAACTTTGTCATCAATCAAAAAGACTACTTGATCCCCATGGCGATCGAAGAACCGAGTGTCATTGCAGCAGCCAGTTACGCCGCTAAAATGGCTAAGGCAGGCGGTGGCTTCCATAGCGAGGTCTTGAACCGGCAAATGACTGGGCAAATGGTCTTCTTAGGCTTAGACCAAGCCAGTCAAGCCGAAACCTGGACTAGTTACATTAAAGACCACCAAGGAGACCTCATCCAAGTCGCTAACCAGGCACATCCTAGCCTCAGCCAACGGGGCGGTGGGGTGCGCCAGTTAGAAACGGCCTACTATCCCAGTGAAAGCGAGCCTTTTTTTGTGGTCTATATGACGGTAGATACCCAAGAAGCCATGGGCGCCAACATGATGAATACCATGCTGGAAGCCTTAGCCAGTCACATTGAAGCACTTAGTCAAAAGGATGAGTCACTACCCCGTCTAGAAAAATTAATGGCTATTTTAAGCAACTTAGCTACCCAATGTCTGGCTAAGGCGACTTGTCAAATCCCTATTGATGCTCTTGCTAAGCCAGGCCAAGATCCACAAGTAGTGGCTAAGCGGATTAGTCAAGCTAGCCAACTAGCCCAAGTCGATCCTTATCGGGCCACAACCCACAATAAAGGGATTATGAATGGGGTTGATGCTCTGGTCCTCGCTAGCGGTAACGACTGGCGGGCGGTGGAGGCAGCCTGTCACGCCTATGCCAGCCAATCCGGACAATACCGGGGCCTGGCCAAATGGGACTACCTTGAAGACCAAGGCCTATTAGCTGGAGAAATCACCCTCCCTCTTGCCTTAGGAAGTGTCGGCGGATCAATCAAAATTCACCCCGCCGCTAAACTCGTCCACCACTTACTCACTCAGCCCAGTGCTAGCGACTTAATGAAGATTGTCGCTGCCCTCGGCCTAGCTCAAAACCTAGCCGCTTTGAGGGCTCTAGTCATTGAAGGTATCCAAGCGGGGCACATGTCACTTCAAGCCCGGTCCTTGGCTATCGCTGTGGGTGCCCAGGGCGATGAAGTGGACCAAGTCAGTCAAGCCTTACAAAAGGCAAAGCATATGGATCGACAAAACGCCAAGGCGATCTTAGATGACCTCCGTCAATAG
- a CDS encoding hydroxymethylglutaryl-CoA synthase, whose translation MKIGIDKYNFYIPKQYIDMRDLAEARQTDPNKYLLGLGQDQQAFAPLSQDTVSMAANAAAGILTDQDKKAIDLVILATESGIDQSKAGAIYIHHLLGINPKARCIEVKEACYGGTFALQTAVNHIAKRPQAKALVLTSDIARYGLNTAGEATQGAGAVALLITANPRILSVNDDASYYTIDVMDFWRPNYSRLAHVDGHYSNDQYLNTLDQVWADHQALSGHQLDDFAAFCFHLPYTKLGLKGLKHLTQKAKDEPLGEWEESFEASRAYNRRVGNIYTGSLYLSLISLLENDTSLQAGDLIGLYSYGSGAMAEFFSMNLEANYQDYLEGDKHRQQFAERQKLSIPEYEALFQEDLLSDGSQQSIPAHGEQDDYRLLGLKDHKRIYGK comes from the coding sequence ATGAAAATTGGTATTGATAAATATAATTTCTATATTCCAAAGCAATATATTGACATGCGGGACTTGGCTGAGGCACGCCAAACGGACCCCAATAAGTATCTGCTGGGTTTAGGCCAAGACCAGCAAGCCTTTGCTCCTTTGTCTCAAGATACAGTTTCTATGGCTGCTAATGCTGCGGCAGGCATTCTGACCGACCAAGACAAGAAGGCTATCGATTTAGTGATTCTAGCCACTGAATCAGGGATTGACCAATCCAAGGCTGGGGCCATCTATATCCACCACTTATTAGGCATCAATCCCAAAGCGCGTTGTATCGAAGTCAAAGAAGCATGTTATGGGGGGACCTTTGCCCTACAGACTGCCGTCAACCATATCGCTAAACGCCCCCAAGCCAAGGCCCTGGTTCTCACCAGTGATATTGCCCGCTACGGCTTAAACACTGCAGGGGAAGCCACTCAAGGCGCTGGGGCAGTGGCCTTATTAATTACTGCCAATCCCCGAATCCTTAGTGTCAATGACGATGCTAGCTATTATACCATTGATGTCATGGATTTCTGGCGGCCTAATTATTCGCGCTTGGCCCATGTGGATGGACATTATTCCAATGACCAATACCTTAATACCCTAGACCAAGTTTGGGCTGACCACCAGGCACTTTCCGGCCACCAGCTGGATGACTTTGCTGCTTTCTGCTTTCACCTTCCTTACACCAAACTAGGCTTAAAAGGTTTAAAACACCTCACCCAAAAGGCTAAGGATGAACCACTAGGGGAGTGGGAGGAATCCTTTGAAGCCAGTCGGGCCTATAATCGTCGAGTAGGGAATATTTACACAGGGTCCTTATACCTCAGTTTGATTAGTTTATTGGAAAATGATACTTCTTTGCAAGCAGGTGACCTCATTGGCCTGTATAGTTACGGTTCGGGAGCGATGGCCGAATTCTTCTCCATGAACCTAGAAGCTAATTACCAAGACTACTTGGAAGGAGATAAGCACCGCCAACAATTTGCTGAGCGACAAAAACTTTCCATTCCTGAATATGAAGCCCTCTTTCAAGAAGACCTCCTTAGTGACGGTAGTCAGCAAAGCATTCCAGCCCACGGCGAACAAGATGACTACCGACTACTCGGCCTAAAAGATCATAAACGCATTTATGGTAAATAA
- a CDS encoding ABC transporter ATP-binding protein, with protein sequence MTKQEKPLLEVHHLKQYFNVGQKNEVRGVDDISFDIYEGETFGLVGESGSGKTTTGRAIMRLYQPTDGEILFEGKDIAAIKKRQDELAFRKDIQMIFQDPYASLNPRMKVEDIIAEGLEIHKICNSEAEAKERVKQLLEVVGLKADHASRYPHEFSGGQRQRIGIARALAVNPKMIIADEPISALDVSIQAQVVNLMQRLQKEFNLTYLFIAHDLSMVKYISNRIGVMYRGKLVELADSDELYYHALHPYTKSLLSAVPQPDPIHERNRKRIPYDHADFTGNESMHEIVPGHYVYCSPEEAEQYKANYK encoded by the coding sequence ATGACTAAGCAAGAAAAACCTCTCTTAGAAGTTCATCACTTAAAACAATATTTTAATGTGGGACAAAAGAATGAAGTGCGTGGTGTCGATGATATTTCCTTCGACATTTATGAAGGGGAAACATTTGGTCTGGTTGGCGAATCGGGTTCTGGTAAGACCACAACTGGACGGGCCATCATGCGCCTTTATCAGCCAACTGATGGGGAAATTCTCTTTGAAGGCAAGGATATTGCGGCCATTAAGAAGCGTCAAGATGAATTAGCCTTTAGAAAAGACATTCAAATGATCTTCCAAGATCCCTATGCTTCCTTGAATCCGCGGATGAAGGTCGAAGACATCATTGCGGAAGGTCTGGAAATTCATAAGATCTGTAATAGTGAAGCGGAAGCCAAGGAAAGAGTCAAGCAATTACTTGAAGTGGTTGGTTTGAAAGCTGACCATGCTTCTCGTTATCCTCACGAATTTTCTGGGGGGCAACGGCAACGGATTGGTATTGCCCGCGCCTTAGCGGTCAACCCTAAAATGATTATTGCTGACGAACCTATTTCAGCCTTGGACGTGTCAATCCAGGCCCAAGTGGTTAACTTGATGCAACGCCTGCAAAAAGAGTTTAATTTAACCTATCTTTTTATTGCCCATGACTTGTCTATGGTGAAATACATCTCTAACCGGATAGGGGTTATGTACCGGGGAAAGTTAGTCGAGTTAGCCGATTCCGATGAACTCTACTACCATGCCTTACACCCTTATACCAAGAGTTTATTATCAGCGGTGCCGCAACCGGACCCTATTCATGAGCGTAACCGGAAACGGATCCCATACGACCATGCCGACTTCACTGGCAATGAAAGCATGCATGAAATCGTTCCAGGTCACTATGTTTACTGTAGCCCTGAAGAAGCTGAACAGTATAAAGCTAACTACAAATAA
- a CDS encoding ABC transporter ATP-binding protein, with the protein MSENVLEVKDLEIGFDTFAGQVQAIRGVSFELKKGETLAIVGESGSGKSVTVRTVMRLLANNAVVNGGEVNFRNENLLKKTDKEMQAIRGEDIAMIFQDPMTSLNPVMRIGDQVAEPIRLHQNASKEEANKRALELLEQVGIPNAKDRMRDYPHQFSGGQRQRIVIAIALACRPEILIADEPTTALDVTIQAQILELMKELQTTSSTSIIFITHDLGVVANVADRVAVMYAGKIVEYGTVDEIFYNPQHPYTWGLITSMPTLDTEGKLLSIPGTPPDLLDPPKGDAFALRSDYAMAIDYEEQPPMFQVSNTHFAATWLLHPDCPAVAVPEEISSRFETYQQLVAEGLVEENGTSTGVLDQAHKQAAQKEVAHD; encoded by the coding sequence ATGAGTGAAAATGTACTAGAAGTAAAAGATCTAGAAATTGGTTTCGATACCTTTGCTGGTCAAGTCCAAGCCATTCGCGGGGTAAGTTTTGAATTGAAAAAAGGCGAAACCCTAGCCATTGTTGGTGAATCGGGCTCCGGAAAATCCGTGACCGTTCGAACGGTGATGCGTCTCTTAGCCAACAATGCTGTGGTTAATGGTGGTGAGGTCAATTTCAGAAATGAAAATTTACTCAAAAAGACCGATAAAGAAATGCAAGCCATTCGGGGAGAAGACATTGCCATGATCTTCCAAGACCCCATGACTTCCTTGAACCCTGTTATGCGGATTGGGGACCAAGTGGCTGAGCCCATTCGTCTCCATCAAAATGCGTCTAAGGAAGAAGCTAACAAGCGGGCCTTGGAACTCTTAGAGCAAGTGGGAATTCCTAATGCCAAAGACCGGATGCGCGATTATCCCCACCAATTCTCTGGGGGTCAAAGGCAAAGAATTGTTATTGCTATCGCCCTAGCTTGTCGGCCTGAAATTCTGATCGCTGATGAACCAACCACCGCTCTAGATGTGACTATTCAAGCCCAAATCTTAGAATTGATGAAAGAGCTCCAAACCACCTCAAGCACCTCAATTATCTTCATTACCCACGACCTGGGTGTGGTGGCTAATGTGGCTGACCGGGTAGCGGTGATGTATGCTGGTAAGATTGTGGAATATGGAACGGTTGATGAGATTTTCTATAATCCTCAACATCCTTATACTTGGGGCTTAATTACCTCCATGCCAACCCTAGATACGGAGGGTAAGCTACTTTCCATCCCTGGGACCCCACCGGACTTATTAGATCCACCTAAGGGAGACGCCTTTGCCTTGCGGAGTGACTACGCTATGGCTATCGACTATGAAGAACAACCGCCAATGTTCCAAGTTTCTAATACCCACTTTGCGGCTACTTGGTTACTTCATCCCGATTGTCCAGCAGTGGCGGTACCTGAAGAAATCAGTTCTCGTTTTGAAACCTATCAACAATTAGTGGCAGAGGGACTAGTTGAAGAAAATGGTACCAGCACAGGCGTACTTGACCAAGCCCATAAACAAGCCGCACAAAAGGAGGTCGCCCATGACTAA
- the opp3C gene encoding oligopeptide ABC transporter permease produces the protein MAENTKAYPKMSKESFRPVNHEDYLSAETISAPSLSFIQDAWRRLKKNKAAVVSLVILIIVAIIALLAPVLAPYDYAAQNAQFANLPPKIPGLEALSWFDGKTKVAGAAVDAYAKAGVPEGQYFYLGTDALGRDLLSRILYGTRVSLFIGVVAALLNLLIGVPYGIVSGWMGGKVDNLMQRILEVMSGVPNLVVVILLLLVLRPGISSIIISLALTEWITMARLVRAETLKIKTSEYVLAARSLGESPFKIALKHILPNIAGVVIIQTIFSIPSAIFFEAFLSFIGLGIPAPQASLGTLINDGYKTFRFLPHLMWYPAGVLCIVMISFNMLANGLRDALDPKTTD, from the coding sequence ATGGCTGAAAATACCAAAGCTTACCCTAAAATGAGTAAAGAAAGCTTCCGCCCGGTTAACCATGAGGATTATTTATCCGCTGAAACTATCTCAGCACCATCCTTGAGTTTTATTCAAGATGCTTGGCGGCGCTTAAAGAAGAATAAAGCAGCTGTTGTTTCTTTGGTTATCCTAATTATTGTGGCTATCATTGCTTTATTAGCTCCGGTTTTAGCTCCTTACGACTATGCTGCCCAAAATGCCCAATTTGCCAACCTACCTCCTAAGATTCCAGGCTTGGAAGCCTTGTCCTGGTTCGATGGTAAAACAAAAGTGGCTGGCGCAGCGGTTGACGCTTATGCTAAGGCTGGGGTTCCTGAAGGCCAATACTTTTACCTAGGAACGGACGCTTTAGGACGTGACTTGTTATCGCGGATTCTCTACGGGACTCGCGTTTCCCTCTTTATCGGGGTGGTTGCCGCACTCTTGAACCTCTTAATTGGGGTGCCTTACGGGATTGTTTCCGGTTGGATGGGCGGCAAGGTCGACAACTTGATGCAACGTATCTTAGAAGTGATGTCTGGGGTGCCGAACTTAGTGGTAGTTATCCTCTTATTACTCGTCTTACGTCCAGGGATTTCATCCATTATTATTTCCCTAGCCTTGACCGAGTGGATTACCATGGCGCGTTTAGTTCGGGCAGAAACTCTGAAGATCAAAACCAGTGAATATGTTTTAGCGGCACGGAGTCTAGGAGAATCTCCTTTCAAGATTGCCCTCAAGCATATTCTGCCTAATATTGCTGGGGTGGTTATTATTCAAACCATCTTCTCCATTCCTTCAGCCATCTTCTTTGAAGCTTTCTTGAGTTTTATTGGTTTAGGGATTCCAGCCCCTCAAGCATCCTTAGGGACACTGATTAACGATGGTTATAAGACCTTCCGCTTTCTACCTCACTTGATGTGGTATCCAGCGGGTGTCCTCTGTATCGTTATGATTTCATTTAATATGCTAGCAAATGGATTAAGAGATGCACTTGATCCAAAAACAACGGATTAG
- the opp3b gene encoding oligopeptide ABC transporter permease: MKSYGKFLLRRIFFMVLTLFLIATITFFLMKLLPGTPYTNEDKLSPEQIYIMNERYGLNDPVFVQYIRYILGMLKGDFGVSFQFNNTPVSELLGARIWPSIQLGAQALLVGTVIGTIFGVISAMYRNTWIDSGLTFLSILGQSIPNFVFAVLLQLIFAVKLGWFPIALWDSGLWSSVLPTIALSISPLANSARFVRTEMVDVLNSDYIELARAKGLSQTKVAFKHGVRNALIPLVTILGPLSVALMTGSMVVENIFAIPGIGEQFVKSITTNDYPTIMGVTMFYSTALVVILLIVDILYGIIDPRIRVSTEGGR; this comes from the coding sequence ATGAAATCATATGGCAAGTTTCTATTAAGAAGAATATTCTTTATGGTTTTGACCTTATTTCTAATTGCAACGATCACATTTTTCTTAATGAAGCTCTTACCGGGAACGCCTTATACTAATGAAGATAAGCTTTCTCCTGAGCAGATTTATATTATGAATGAACGTTATGGCTTAAACGACCCAGTATTTGTGCAATATATTCGCTATATTTTAGGCATGCTGAAGGGCGACTTTGGGGTTTCATTCCAATTTAATAATACCCCCGTGTCTGAATTATTAGGTGCCCGAATCTGGCCTTCCATCCAATTAGGGGCCCAAGCTTTACTGGTAGGGACCGTAATTGGGACTATTTTTGGGGTTATTTCAGCCATGTACCGGAATACTTGGATTGATTCTGGACTAACCTTTCTCTCGATCCTAGGGCAATCGATACCTAACTTTGTTTTCGCTGTCCTCTTACAGCTGATTTTCGCTGTTAAGCTGGGCTGGTTCCCAATTGCTCTTTGGGATAGTGGGCTGTGGTCCTCAGTCTTACCGACCATTGCTCTCTCGATTTCGCCCTTGGCCAACTCAGCGCGTTTTGTGCGTACTGAGATGGTGGATGTCTTGAATTCTGACTATATCGAATTAGCTCGGGCTAAAGGACTTAGTCAAACCAAGGTGGCCTTTAAACATGGGGTACGGAATGCCTTGATTCCCCTAGTAACCATCCTCGGTCCCCTGTCTGTGGCCTTGATGACGGGTTCTATGGTAGTGGAGAATATCTTTGCTATCCCAGGGATTGGGGAACAATTTGTTAAATCCATTACCACTAATGACTACCCCACCATTATGGGTGTGACCATGTTCTACTCTACCGCTTTGGTAGTTATCCTATTAATTGTCGACATCTTATACGGAATTATTGACCCACGAATCCGTGTAAGTACAGAAGGAGGGCGTTAA
- a CDS encoding DUF3899 domain-containing protein codes for MVSILSVLPLLQLLIESSYPWARRLSDSYFILSACFLIPSLAGWILKAGTFDTFQSMWKKYGPRLWKAAPDPSPVSTEDSDKEDYLSTHIGPWYRKGLAIGSFFLVLSLVFLLLYYLF; via the coding sequence TTGGTCAGTATATTAAGTGTCCTGCCACTCCTTCAATTATTAATTGAGTCTAGCTATCCATGGGCCAGACGCTTAAGTGACAGTTACTTTATACTTTCCGCTTGTTTTTTGATTCCCTCCCTTGCTGGTTGGATATTAAAAGCCGGTACCTTTGATACGTTTCAATCCATGTGGAAGAAATATGGGCCGAGGCTGTGGAAGGCAGCTCCCGATCCATCTCCAGTCAGCACAGAAGATTCTGACAAAGAAGACTATCTGTCGACTCACATCGGACCTTGGTACCGCAAAGGTCTAGCCATAGGAAGTTTTTTCCTAGTTTTATCACTTGTATTCCTATTACTATACTACTTATTTTAG
- a CDS encoding ABC transporter substrate-binding protein — protein MPENFVANPETGEDFVSEYGNEKFADKSKAKEHWEKAKSELGQDQVTVRLLADDDEKSKKESQYIQGQIEENMPGVKVEITNVPKKNRMSQVAEGNFDIVITGWGADYADASNFYDLFKSDNFYNQGHYKNPEYDKVVERAGNQDANDPKTRWEDFKEAQKILSDDKAVLVLYQEVETQLRNPNLKGITFRPVNLEYDFRTAYFE, from the coding sequence GTGCCAGAAAACTTTGTCGCTAACCCTGAAACCGGGGAAGACTTCGTCAGTGAATACGGAAATGAAAAATTTGCAGATAAGAGCAAGGCCAAAGAACATTGGGAAAAGGCTAAGTCTGAACTTGGTCAAGACCAAGTGACTGTCCGCTTACTGGCTGATGATGATGAGAAGTCCAAGAAGGAATCCCAATATATCCAAGGGCAAATTGAAGAAAATATGCCAGGAGTTAAGGTAGAAATTACTAACGTGCCTAAGAAGAACCGAATGAGTCAAGTGGCTGAAGGAAACTTTGATATTGTTATCACCGGTTGGGGAGCTGACTATGCGGATGCAAGCAACTTCTATGATCTTTTCAAATCTGATAATTTCTACAACCAAGGTCACTATAAGAATCCTGAATACGATAAGGTCGTAGAAAGAGCAGGCAACCAAGATGCTAACGATCCTAAAACACGTTGGGAAGACTTTAAAGAAGCCCAAAAGATTCTCTCTGATGACAAAGCGGTCTTGGTTCTCTATCAAGAGGTAGAAACCCAATTACGTAATCCAAATCTTAAAGGCATTACTTTCCGCCCAGTCAACCTCGAATATGACTTCAGAACCGCTTACTTTGAATAA